A genome region from Defluviimonas aquaemixtae includes the following:
- the soxY gene encoding thiosulfate oxidation carrier protein SoxY produces the protein MKLNRREALAVGLGGIAATALPMPAFAATVEELIAEFAGGAEIGSGGLTLTAPEIAENGNTVPISVDAPGAAAVMVLATGNPTPPICTFNFGPAAGSHAASTRIRLAKTQDVVALAKMADGSVVQATSTVKVTIGGCGG, from the coding sequence GGCATCGCGGCGACGGCCTTGCCGATGCCGGCCTTCGCCGCGACGGTCGAGGAACTGATCGCGGAATTCGCCGGTGGAGCCGAGATCGGTTCGGGTGGCCTGACGCTCACCGCGCCCGAAATCGCCGAAAACGGCAATACCGTGCCGATCTCCGTCGATGCACCCGGGGCAGCAGCAGTCATGGTGCTCGCCACCGGCAACCCGACACCTCCGATCTGTACATTCAACTTTGGACCGGCGGCCGGTTCGCACGCGGCCTCGACACGGATCCGACTGGCGAAGACGCAGGATGTGGTCGCGCTTGCCAAGATGGCGGATGGCAGCGTCGTGCAGGCCACCTCCACCGTGAAGGTCACCATCGGCGGCTGCGGCGGCTGA
- the soxZ gene encoding thiosulfate oxidation carrier complex protein SoxZ gives MAKDVKPRVKVPKSAAAGEVVTIKTLISHPMESGQRKDKEGNVIPRSIINRFTCDFNGQNVVDVKMEPAISTNPYFEFDAKVDAAGEFKFTWYDDDGSVYEETKPIEVA, from the coding sequence ATGGCAAAAGATGTCAAACCCCGCGTGAAGGTCCCGAAATCCGCCGCTGCCGGCGAGGTGGTGACGATCAAGACGCTGATAAGCCACCCGATGGAGTCCGGCCAACGCAAGGACAAGGAAGGCAACGTCATACCGCGTTCGATCATCAACCGCTTCACCTGCGACTTCAACGGCCAGAACGTTGTCGACGTGAAGATGGAGCCGGCGATCTCGACCAACCCATACTTCGAATTCGACGCCAAGGTCGATGCGGCGGGCGAGTTCAAGTTCACCTGGTACGACGACGACGGCTCTGTCTACGAAGAAACCAAGCCGATCGAAGTCGCCTGA
- the soxA gene encoding sulfur oxidation c-type cytochrome SoxA yields the protein MKIRLLAGGCALAALTFSGLSATADPADDTLVLNGETEMVTHTEKAPDYIDGLTEQYSGWLFREADTRVMQADDFDNPGMLGVEAAAEVWNTVEGSEGKSCASCHEDVETSMKGVRTQMPKYNEAKGTMYTMEMYINECRTERMGAEEWGWTSDPMINMTALISSVSRGMPMNVAVDGPAKPFWEQGKEMYYTRYGQLELACANCHEDNYGNYIRADHLSQGQTNGFPVYRLKQGALISQHNRFKGCIRDTRAETFKEGSPEFIALELYVASRGNGLSVESPSVRN from the coding sequence ATGAAGATAAGACTACTCGCCGGCGGATGCGCGCTTGCGGCCCTGACGTTTTCGGGCCTTTCCGCGACGGCCGATCCCGCCGATGACACTCTGGTGCTGAACGGCGAGACCGAGATGGTCACGCATACCGAGAAGGCGCCGGACTACATCGACGGGCTGACCGAGCAGTATTCTGGCTGGCTTTTCCGTGAGGCGGACACGCGTGTGATGCAGGCCGACGATTTCGACAATCCGGGCATGCTTGGCGTCGAGGCTGCCGCAGAAGTGTGGAACACCGTGGAAGGCAGTGAAGGCAAGTCCTGCGCCTCGTGCCACGAGGATGTCGAGACGAGCATGAAGGGCGTTCGCACCCAGATGCCGAAATACAACGAGGCGAAGGGCACGATGTACACGATGGAGATGTACATCAACGAATGCCGCACCGAGCGCATGGGCGCCGAGGAGTGGGGCTGGACCTCCGATCCCATGATCAACATGACGGCGCTCATCTCCTCGGTTTCGCGCGGAATGCCGATGAACGTGGCGGTCGACGGCCCTGCAAAGCCCTTCTGGGAGCAGGGCAAGGAGATGTACTACACCCGCTACGGTCAGCTCGAACTGGCCTGCGCGAACTGCCACGAGGACAACTACGGCAACTACATCCGCGCCGACCACCTGAGCCAAGGCCAGACCAACGGCTTCCCGGTCTATCGTCTGAAGCAGGGCGCGCTGATCTCACAGCACAACCGCTTCAAGGGCTGCATCCGCGACACTCGGGCAGAAACTTTCAAGGAAGGCTCGCCCGAATTCATCGCGCTCGAGCTGTACGTCGCCTCGCGCGGCAACGGGTTGTCGGTCGA